One region of Primulina tabacum isolate GXHZ01 chromosome 17, ASM2559414v2, whole genome shotgun sequence genomic DNA includes:
- the LOC142531421 gene encoding fructose-1,6-bisphosphatase, cytosolic-like produces the protein MCSATIFLNPISSYPSAPHTFPPKLQSFQPRFNFCALPLKKMSSLGGFDFKTSAGGNYSAVSDDDGIVTLREYMGKGGENVGDELVVLFSHLEYACKRIAALVASPYNSTLGKKFGAVGGSDDRDTPKPLDIVANDIILSSLRKSGKVSVMASEEDDAPVWLADDGPFVVVLDPLDGSRNIDASIPTGTIFGIYNRLIELDHLPAEEKAMLNSLQSGTRLVASGYVLYSSATILCISFGSGTHAFTLDHSTGDFILTHPHIKISPRGQIYSVNDARYFDWPEGLRRYIDTVRQGKGQHPKKYSARYICSLVADFHRTLLYGGLAMNPRDHLRLVYEANPLSFLAEQAGGKGSDGKGRILSLQPVKLHQRLPLFLGSPGDIEELESYGDVQQKVNPGYEV, from the exons CCCCATCTCCAGTTACCCTTCAGCACCACACACTTTCCCCCCAAAACTTCAGAGTTTTCAGCCAAGATTCAATTTTTGTGCTTTACCATTAAAGAAGATGTCTAGTCTTGGTGGGTTTGACTTCAAAACCAGTGCTGGTGGGAACTATAGTGCTGTTAGTGATGATGATGGGATTGTTACGCTGAGGGAATATATGGGGAAAGGAGGAGAAAATGTGGGAGATGAATTGGTGGTGTTGTTCAGTCATTTGGAGTATGCTTGCAAGAGGATTGCTGCTCTCGTGGCTTCACCTTACAACTCCACTCTTGGTAAAAAATTTGGTGCTGTTGGTGGGAGTGATGACAGGGATACGCCTAAGCCTCTTGATATTGTGGCT AATGATATAATATTGTCATCATTAAGAAAATCTGGAAAAGTTTCAGTAATGGCCTCAGAAGAAGACGATGCTCCTGTTTGGCTAGCTGATGATGGCCCTTTTGTAGTCGTATTAGATCCTCTCGATGGATCCCGAAATATTGATGCCTCTATTCCTACGGGAACAATTTTTGGTATCTATAACCGTCTCATAGAACTCGATCATCTGCCAGCAGAGGAGAAAGCGATGCTGAATTCCCTCCAAAGTGGGACTAGGCTTGTGGCTTCTGGATATGTTCTCTACTCATCTGCTACAATATTGTGTATCAGCTTTGGGTCTGGGACACATGCATTTACCCTCGATCATTCAACAGGCGACTTTATTCTAACACATCCACACATAAAGATTTCTCCTCGAG GGCAAATCTATTCAGTCAATGATGCACGATACTTCGACTGGCCTGAAGGTTTAAGGCGATACATAGATACTGTGAGACAGGGCAAGGGTCAGCACCCTAAAAAGTATTCGGCCCGGTACATATGTTCACTTGTTGCTGATTTCCATCGGACGCTGTTATATGGCGGACTCGCGATGAATCCAAGGGACCATCTTCGCCTGGTCTATGAAGCAAATCCGCTTAGTTTCCTAGCTGAGCAAGCCGGGGGCAAAGGCTCAGATGGTAAAGGTAGAATCTTGTCCCTCCAACCGGTCAAGCTGCACCAGAGACTTCCTCTATTTCTTGGAAGTCCAGGTGATATAGAAGAGTTGGAGAGTTATGGAGATGTACAGCAGAAGGTGAATCCTGGATATGAAGTTTGA